A genomic region of Serratia fonticola contains the following coding sequences:
- a CDS encoding DUF1496 domain-containing protein, translating to MNRSLPLMLGCLALFSTSTLANRSNVDVVVPVSPEIWGSARNSTPPPCNRCCIYQNQNYSEGALLKVEGELLQCARDPNVTGTSPLIWIRLKQ from the coding sequence ATGAATCGCAGTCTGCCCCTGATGTTAGGCTGTTTAGCCCTATTTTCAACGTCGACTTTAGCCAACCGCAGCAATGTGGATGTGGTGGTGCCGGTTTCCCCGGAAATATGGGGCAGTGCGCGTAATAGCACGCCGCCGCCCTGTAACCGCTGCTGTATCTACCAGAATCAGAATTACTCGGAAGGCGCATTGTTGAAAGTGGAGGGTGAGCTCTTGCAGTGCGCACGAGATCCGAACGTGACCGGCACCAGCCCGTTAATCTGGATCCGTCTAAAGCAGTAA
- a CDS encoding pyrimidine (deoxy)nucleoside triphosphate diphosphatase: MKTIDVVAAIIEKDGKILLAQRDESSDQAGLWEFPGGKVEANESQPQALARELLEELSIVATVGSFVASNQWQHNDRLIRLHAWRVESFQGELQQHCHCAFAWVTPQQARDYPLAPADIPLLDRYIFEASA, from the coding sequence ATGAAAACTATTGATGTTGTAGCCGCCATTATCGAAAAAGACGGCAAAATCCTGCTCGCACAGCGAGATGAATCCAGCGATCAGGCTGGCCTATGGGAGTTTCCTGGCGGCAAGGTCGAGGCTAACGAGAGCCAGCCGCAGGCATTGGCACGTGAACTGTTAGAAGAGTTGAGCATTGTTGCCACTGTGGGCAGTTTTGTGGCCAGTAACCAATGGCAGCATAACGACAGGCTCATTCGCCTGCATGCCTGGCGGGTAGAGAGCTTCCAAGGGGAGTTACAGCAGCACTGTCATTGCGCCTTTGCCTGGGTAACGCCTCAACAGGCCAGAGATTACCCGCTGGCCCCTGCCGATATACCTTTACTGGATCGCTATATTTTCGAAGCTAGCGCCTAG